The following coding sequences are from one Paenibacillus sp. FSL R5-0912 window:
- a CDS encoding UDP-glucose dehydrogenase family protein has translation MSRIAVVGTGYVGLVSGAILSDFGHKVTCVDIDQNKIARLKQGIMPIYEPELETMLEKNYYYKRLYFTTNIQDAVEKNDIIIIAVGTPPADDGSADLQYVLTVAESIATYMNGYKVIVNKSTVPVGTGQKVKSLVQDALNERGVDYTFDVVSNPEFLREGSAVRDFTHPDRVVIGAENEKAINLMKDVYRVLYINETPFVITNIETAEIIKYASNAFLAMKITFINEVANLCEKVGADVQKVAKAMGKDGRISPKFLHAGPGYGGSCFPKDTRSLVKIAQDSGEPLSLIEATIKANERQKLRMVDKIVDALGEVEGKTIAVLGITFKPNTDDMREAPSLVILPELVKYGIKLKVYDPKGREEGTWRLHDIKDNLIWCEETYEAITNTDATLILTEWNEFRNLDFDKYDELNSGKYFFDFRNIYDKQELTGKGFKYYGVGV, from the coding sequence ATGTCCAGAATTGCCGTAGTAGGTACAGGTTATGTTGGTTTAGTGTCGGGAGCAATCCTGTCAGACTTTGGCCATAAAGTTACATGTGTTGATATTGATCAAAACAAAATTGCTCGTTTAAAACAAGGGATTATGCCCATATATGAGCCAGAATTAGAAACAATGCTCGAAAAAAATTATTATTATAAACGACTATATTTTACAACTAATATCCAGGATGCTGTAGAAAAAAATGACATTATCATCATTGCGGTTGGAACACCGCCAGCAGATGACGGAAGTGCTGATCTTCAATATGTTCTTACTGTTGCCGAGAGTATAGCGACTTACATGAATGGATATAAGGTGATTGTCAATAAGTCGACTGTACCCGTAGGAACAGGACAAAAAGTCAAGTCACTGGTGCAAGATGCTCTAAACGAAAGAGGGGTAGACTATACTTTCGACGTGGTTTCAAACCCTGAATTTTTAAGAGAGGGCTCTGCAGTTAGAGACTTTACTCATCCCGATAGAGTAGTTATCGGTGCTGAGAATGAAAAAGCTATCAATCTAATGAAAGACGTATATCGAGTCCTATATATCAATGAAACTCCTTTTGTCATCACGAACATTGAAACGGCAGAAATCATTAAGTACGCATCAAATGCCTTTCTTGCCATGAAAATCACCTTTATTAATGAAGTAGCTAATCTTTGTGAAAAGGTGGGGGCTGACGTTCAAAAAGTAGCTAAAGCAATGGGAAAGGACGGACGCATCTCCCCCAAATTTTTACATGCAGGTCCTGGTTATGGAGGAAGCTGTTTTCCAAAGGATACCAGATCTCTCGTCAAAATTGCCCAAGATAGCGGTGAACCTCTCTCTTTAATAGAAGCTACTATAAAAGCTAATGAAAGACAAAAACTTAGAATGGTAGATAAGATCGTGGATGCTCTGGGTGAAGTTGAGGGGAAAACTATAGCGGTTCTAGGGATTACTTTTAAACCTAATACAGATGATATGAGGGAAGCACCTTCATTAGTCATCTTACCAGAATTAGTGAAGTATGGCATAAAGCTAAAGGTATATGATCCAAAAGGACGTGAAGAAGGTACATGGCGTCTTCATGATATAAAAGATAACCTGATTTGGTGTGAAGAAACTTACGAGGCTATTACAAATACGGATGCTACTTTGATTCTCACTGAATGGAATGAATTCAGAAACCTGGATTTTGATAAATATGATGAACTGAATAGTGGAAAGTATTTCTTTGATTTTAGAAATATTTACGATAAACAAGAATTAACCGGAAAAGGATTTAAATACTATGGTGTAGGTGTGTAA
- a CDS encoding GDP-mannose 4,6-dehydratase, translated as MNLKPVDSTKTYLVTGAAGFIGMHLSQKLLSMGCKVIGYDNMNDYYDVNLKLSRLNILKKFDHFTFHKADLIDRDYLENLFSKNNIDIVINLAAQAGVRYSIENPHVYIQSNIVGFFNVLEMCRHHKVSHLLYASSSSVYGSNQKIPFSTEDMVDQPVSLYAATKKSNELMAHAYSHLYKIPATGLRFFTVYGPYGRPDMAYYSFTKAIIEDKMIKVFNNGDMYRDFTYIDDIIEGVTRLIENSPAIVNKTLPYKVYNIGNNKPERLIDLIQAIEYSTGKKAIKEYYPMQAGDVYQTYADIKNLFEDVGFKPNTSIDDGINKFITWYNQYYNQVDMN; from the coding sequence ATGAATTTAAAACCTGTGGATAGCACAAAAACATATCTTGTTACAGGTGCAGCCGGCTTTATTGGTATGCACCTTTCCCAAAAGTTATTGAGCATGGGTTGCAAAGTAATAGGATACGACAACATGAACGATTATTATGACGTGAACCTTAAACTTAGCCGTTTAAACATATTGAAGAAATTTGATCATTTCACTTTCCATAAAGCAGATTTAATTGACAGGGACTATCTTGAAAACTTGTTTTCAAAAAACAATATTGATATAGTAATCAACCTGGCGGCACAAGCAGGTGTAAGATATAGCATTGAGAACCCACATGTTTATATACAATCCAATATTGTGGGATTCTTCAATGTTCTCGAGATGTGTAGACACCACAAAGTAAGCCACCTGCTTTATGCTTCCTCAAGTTCTGTGTATGGTTCTAATCAAAAGATACCATTTTCAACAGAAGACATGGTTGATCAACCCGTTAGTTTATATGCAGCTACAAAAAAGTCTAATGAACTAATGGCACATGCTTATAGTCACCTTTATAAAATACCTGCAACCGGATTGCGTTTCTTCACAGTTTATGGTCCGTATGGAAGACCTGATATGGCATATTACTCTTTTACAAAGGCTATTATTGAAGATAAAATGATAAAAGTATTTAATAATGGAGATATGTACCGGGATTTTACTTATATTGATGATATTATTGAAGGTGTCACTAGACTTATAGAAAACTCTCCTGCAATAGTTAATAAAACCTTACCCTACAAGGTTTATAATATTGGGAATAATAAACCTGAAAGACTAATAGATTTAATTCAAGCGATTGAATATTCAACTGGTAAAAAAGCGATTAAAGAATATTATCCAATGCAAGCTGGGGATGTGTACCAAACCTATGCTGACATAAAAAATTTATTTGAAGATGTAGGCTTTAAACCAAATACATCCATTGACGACGGTATCAACAAATTTATAACCTGGTATAATCAATATTACAATCAAGTGGACATGAATTAG
- a CDS encoding glycosyltransferase encodes MRFSGSDKLTIQSIFKEVMNNFTYEFWVKPEATHQIRKESVIGASGISDQRYVIAAGYGGDNESAGTGVSVGTNGISVFEHTANHLPATLVYETSITDWTHIAIVYRDKTPYLFINGEIRKMGLKSLKTNVFASGIIGGLSNYGFFIGEITNVRIWDYARTKRQIYENMNNEMTEKKPGLISLILEEDRLNKQNLISNDERNETNTEEIDVIICVHNALEEVKVCLESLIAKRTLSFNIIIVDDGSNKETSRFLRAYAEVYNCKLIRNDYAQGYTIAANIGLLASSSKYCVLLNSDTIVTLRWLEKLIACMESEKAVGIAGPLSNAASWQSVPKLFDQNDWAINSLPEKMNLEQMSNVVENQSDKCYPEVPLLNGFCLMVKREVIDKIGYFDQETFSEGYGEENDYCIRAKNAGFKLKVADDCYLYHYKSSSYTSDQKKLLKKQADKLICRKYSSKKIRDCMTVLKENKELNTLREKVENAIENGEKFKRSNISILFILPTKGGDGGSHSVVQETMGLRTLNINAKIANNLNHKIPFSEKYLNVDEFCVYYKNKDELIRLSQHFDIVVATVFTTVKMLKNIIECHPYIKPSYYIQDYEPLMFDKDHHWYKEAIESYTLILNNNAFAKTNWIRNIIKENHGIEVYKIAPSLDNMLFKPAVTINNSKKDVVHIVAMVRPKTPRRSPKETMNVLKAIKEKYNSKIEISIFGCSDNELNSLNVPLNFDFKNQGILHREQVAELLQDSNIFIDLSTYQAFGRSGLEAMAMGCSTILPKIGGIYEYAVHGYNSFLVDTANNEEVIHFISYLVENKSIRNKFFFNGIETAKNYSIEKASLSLYQFFDHMLNNKEKGN; translated from the coding sequence ATGAGGTTCAGTGGTAGCGATAAATTAACCATTCAATCCATATTTAAGGAAGTAATGAATAACTTCACATATGAATTCTGGGTTAAGCCTGAAGCAACTCATCAAATTAGAAAAGAGTCAGTTATAGGTGCTTCAGGTATTTCAGATCAAAGGTATGTTATTGCAGCTGGTTATGGGGGCGATAATGAGTCTGCTGGAACAGGAGTGTCAGTAGGGACGAATGGTATTTCAGTTTTTGAACATACAGCAAATCATCTGCCAGCTACTTTAGTATATGAAACAAGTATTACTGACTGGACTCACATTGCAATTGTTTATCGTGATAAAACCCCATATCTTTTTATTAATGGTGAGATTAGAAAAATGGGTTTGAAAAGCCTGAAAACAAATGTTTTTGCTTCAGGGATAATCGGGGGTCTGAGTAATTACGGTTTTTTTATTGGTGAAATTACTAATGTTAGAATTTGGGATTATGCTAGAACAAAGAGACAAATTTACGAAAATATGAATAATGAAATGACTGAAAAAAAACCGGGCTTAATAAGTTTGATTTTAGAAGAAGACAGACTGAATAAGCAAAATCTAATAAGTAATGATGAACGTAATGAAACTAATACTGAAGAAATTGATGTAATCATTTGTGTGCATAATGCTTTAGAGGAAGTAAAAGTATGTCTCGAGTCATTAATTGCTAAGAGAACATTAAGCTTTAATATTATTATAGTTGATGATGGCAGTAACAAGGAAACAAGTAGATTTTTAAGGGCATATGCTGAAGTCTATAATTGTAAGCTTATTAGAAATGATTATGCACAAGGATATACAATTGCCGCTAATATAGGGTTGCTGGCATCCTCTTCTAAATATTGTGTGTTACTTAATAGTGATACAATCGTTACACTTCGCTGGTTAGAAAAGCTAATTGCATGTATGGAATCTGAGAAGGCTGTAGGTATAGCAGGTCCTCTTTCCAATGCAGCTTCTTGGCAATCCGTACCAAAATTGTTTGATCAAAATGATTGGGCAATAAATTCACTCCCAGAAAAAATGAACTTGGAACAAATGTCAAATGTAGTGGAAAACCAGTCCGATAAATGTTATCCAGAAGTTCCACTTTTAAATGGATTTTGTTTAATGGTTAAAAGAGAGGTTATAGATAAAATTGGTTATTTTGATCAGGAGACTTTTTCAGAAGGATATGGCGAAGAAAATGATTATTGTATCCGAGCAAAAAATGCTGGCTTCAAACTAAAAGTAGCCGATGATTGTTACTTGTATCATTATAAATCTAGTAGTTACACGAGTGACCAAAAAAAATTGTTGAAAAAACAAGCAGATAAGCTAATTTGCAGAAAGTATTCCAGTAAAAAAATAAGAGATTGTATGACAGTTTTAAAAGAAAATAAGGAACTAAACACTTTGAGGGAAAAAGTTGAAAATGCGATAGAAAACGGTGAAAAGTTTAAAAGAAGTAATATCTCGATTTTATTTATTTTGCCAACAAAAGGAGGAGATGGGGGATCACACTCAGTTGTACAGGAAACAATGGGACTTCGTACATTGAATATAAATGCAAAAATAGCCAACAATCTTAACCATAAGATTCCATTTTCCGAAAAATACTTAAATGTTGATGAATTTTGTGTTTATTATAAAAATAAAGATGAATTAATTCGCCTTTCTCAACACTTTGACATCGTAGTAGCTACCGTATTTACAACGGTGAAAATGTTAAAAAACATCATCGAATGTCACCCCTATATAAAACCCTCCTACTATATACAAGATTATGAACCATTGATGTTTGATAAAGATCATCATTGGTATAAAGAAGCGATAGAATCTTATACATTAATTCTAAATAATAATGCTTTTGCCAAAACGAATTGGATCCGTAATATAATAAAAGAAAATCATGGAATTGAGGTTTATAAAATTGCTCCGAGTTTAGACAACATGCTTTTTAAACCTGCAGTGACAATAAATAATAGTAAAAAAGATGTTGTTCATATTGTGGCAATGGTCAGGCCAAAAACTCCTCGAAGATCGCCTAAAGAAACAATGAATGTGTTGAAAGCGATAAAAGAAAAATATAATTCAAAAATAGAAATTTCTATATTTGGTTGCTCTGATAATGAATTGAACTCTTTAAATGTTCCTTTGAATTTTGATTTTAAAAATCAGGGGATACTCCATAGGGAACAAGTTGCAGAGCTTTTACAAGACTCCAATATTTTTATTGATTTATCAACTTATCAAGCTTTTGGACGTTCAGGATTAGAGGCAATGGCAATGGGGTGCTCTACTATCCTTCCAAAGATAGGAGGAATATATGAATATGCGGTACATGGATACAACAGTTTTTTAGTGGATACTGCTAATAATGAAGAGGTTATTCATTTTATAAGTTATTTAGTAGAAAATAAAAGCATAAGAAATAAATTTTTCTTCAATGGAATAGAAACTGCTAAAAATTATTCGATAGAAAAAGCAAGTCTTTCGCTGTATCAGTTTTTCGATCATATGTTAAATAATAAAGAAAAAGGGAATTGA
- a CDS encoding glycosyltransferase domain-containing protein encodes MEQNKIIYQSEVGTSVGQINKNKVVVYTAITANYDNLYEPQYKSDKFDYVCFTDNLDIKSNFWKIIPFPRENLDSTRKARYVKIQPHLFFQDYNYSVWVDANITIVGDLHELLQNYLKESSLVFFRHSDGRNCIYKEAEVCIRRNKDDKNVILAQAEKYEKERYPENNGLISTGVILRRHNDPKIIETMDAWWNEVENFSKRDQMSFNYIAWKYNTPFSILDDYIRDNKYFKWRIHDHETNRKKSLI; translated from the coding sequence ATGGAGCAAAACAAAATAATATATCAATCTGAAGTAGGTACTTCAGTCGGTCAAATTAATAAAAATAAAGTTGTCGTTTATACTGCTATCACAGCTAATTATGACAATCTTTATGAACCCCAGTATAAATCCGATAAATTTGATTATGTATGCTTCACTGATAATCTGGATATAAAATCAAATTTTTGGAAGATAATACCCTTCCCGCGTGAGAATCTTGATTCGACAAGAAAGGCAAGATATGTAAAAATACAACCTCACTTGTTTTTTCAAGACTATAACTACAGTGTATGGGTAGATGCAAATATTACTATCGTTGGAGATCTACACGAGTTGCTGCAAAATTATTTGAAGGAATCTTCACTTGTCTTTTTTAGGCACTCTGATGGAAGAAACTGCATATATAAAGAGGCAGAAGTTTGCATACGGAGAAACAAAGATGACAAAAATGTCATTCTTGCCCAAGCTGAAAAATATGAAAAAGAGAGATATCCAGAAAATAATGGCCTTATTTCTACTGGAGTAATTCTAAGGAGACACAATGATCCAAAAATTATAGAAACAATGGACGCTTGGTGGAATGAAGTTGAAAACTTCAGTAAAAGAGATCAGATGAGCTTTAATTATATCGCTTGGAAGTATAATACCCCTTTTTCTATTCTCGATGATTACATTAGGGATAATAAATACTTCAAATGGAGAATTCACGACCATGAGACAAATCGAAAAAAATCTTTGATCTAA
- a CDS encoding nucleotide sugar dehydrogenase: protein MEKNSPYSNLKEKLISLKAKVGVIGLGYVGMPLAIELSKKGYQVYGIDINVEKISRLKNMDFYMSGVNKEDLHEVINSKKFIPTNDFSVISSLDSINICVPTPLTKDNIPDMSYIKSVVEEVKQYMHKELLIILESTTYPGTTEELIEYELTQKGYKAGEDYFLCFSPERVDPGNGKYNTKNIPKVIGGKTKFCTEIATLLYKDAIQSLVTVSSPKIAEMSKLLENTFRSVNIAFINEMAMLCEKLEINIWEVIKAASTKPFGFMPFSPGPGVGGHCIPLDPMYLSWKARELNFYSRFIELAHEINHYMPEYVLNKVEIALNKVNKSVRNSKILLLGMAYKPNIDDLRESPSLSIYHTLKEMGAIVEYNDPYATQFTDNEGNIVHSIELDHQNLRNFDCIILLTNHNVYNYHEISENSNLIMDTRNAFKNIDKPNIVRIGDSHPGC, encoded by the coding sequence TTGGAGAAGAACTCACCATATTCTAATTTAAAAGAAAAATTAATTTCTCTAAAGGCTAAAGTTGGCGTAATTGGACTTGGCTATGTAGGGATGCCTTTAGCAATTGAATTATCAAAAAAAGGTTACCAAGTTTATGGAATTGATATTAATGTAGAAAAAATCAGTAGATTAAAGAACATGGATTTCTATATGTCAGGAGTAAATAAAGAAGATTTACACGAAGTGATAAACAGTAAAAAATTTATTCCTACAAATGATTTTTCAGTAATTTCATCTTTAGATTCTATTAACATTTGTGTTCCTACTCCTTTAACAAAGGATAACATCCCGGATATGTCGTATATAAAATCAGTAGTTGAAGAAGTAAAACAATATATGCATAAAGAATTACTCATTATTTTAGAAAGTACTACTTATCCGGGTACAACAGAGGAATTGATCGAATATGAATTGACCCAAAAAGGATATAAAGCTGGCGAGGATTATTTTCTTTGTTTTTCCCCAGAAAGAGTAGATCCTGGTAATGGAAAATATAATACAAAAAACATACCAAAAGTAATTGGAGGAAAAACAAAATTCTGTACTGAAATAGCAACCTTGTTATATAAGGATGCCATTCAATCACTTGTGACTGTTTCTTCCCCTAAGATAGCCGAAATGAGTAAGCTTTTAGAAAATACATTTCGCAGTGTGAATATTGCATTCATTAATGAAATGGCCATGTTATGCGAAAAATTAGAAATAAATATATGGGAAGTAATTAAAGCGGCGAGTACAAAACCCTTTGGTTTTATGCCCTTTTCTCCTGGCCCTGGTGTTGGAGGACACTGCATTCCTCTTGACCCTATGTACTTATCATGGAAAGCAAGAGAATTAAACTTTTATAGCCGTTTCATTGAATTAGCACATGAAATAAATCATTATATGCCGGAGTATGTGTTAAATAAGGTTGAAATAGCGCTTAATAAGGTTAATAAATCTGTCAGAAACTCTAAAATATTATTACTAGGCATGGCGTATAAGCCGAATATTGATGATTTACGGGAATCTCCTAGTCTTTCGATCTATCATACATTAAAAGAAATGGGCGCTATAGTTGAATACAATGATCCTTATGCAACCCAGTTTACAGATAATGAAGGAAATATTGTACATTCCATTGAATTGGATCATCAAAATCTTCGTAATTTTGATTGTATTATCTTATTAACAAACCATAATGTTTATAACTACCACGAGATTTCGGAAAATTCCAACTTAATTATGGATACAAGAAATGCCTTTAAAAATATAGATAAACCTAACATTGTAAGGATCGGAGATTCTCATCCAGGTTGCTGA
- a CDS encoding transposase, which translates to MLDNHSAHISKETNAYLATLPERFEFTFTPKHGSWLNVIESFFAKMTKQVLRHLRVKSKEELKQRIELYLEEVNNNPVPHHWKYGLER; encoded by the coding sequence ATACTGGATAACCACTCTGCCCATATTTCCAAAGAGACCAATGCCTATCTAGCAACCTTACCTGAACGGTTTGAATTTACGTTCACACCAAAACATGGTTCATGGCTAAACGTAATTGAAAGCTTCTTTGCAAAAATGACAAAACAAGTTTTAAGGCATCTTCGTGTCAAATCGAAGGAAGAGCTCAAACAAAGAATTGAGTTGTATCTTGAAGAGGTCAACAATAATCCTGTCCCGCATCATTGGAAATACGGGTTAGAGCGTTAA